The proteins below come from a single Acidobacteriota bacterium genomic window:
- a CDS encoding phosphatidylserine decarboxylase family protein → MVKEGIPFIAIPVVLAVIFGALSFWPVAVAFILLALFMLYFFRDPKREIPAGDGLIISSADGRVTRIESNEDTKLVSVFLSPLDVHINRSPITGKVKEINYVAGKKMPATRDEASLVNERNSLVIEGENVTVTCTQIAGILARRIVCWPKAGDNLERGQKFGLIKFGSRTDILMPASVEIAVTVGDRVRGGETIIARVGSEKN, encoded by the coding sequence ATGGTTAAAGAGGGCATTCCTTTTATTGCGATCCCCGTCGTTCTGGCGGTGATCTTTGGCGCGTTGTCGTTTTGGCCGGTAGCTGTAGCCTTCATTCTCCTCGCTTTGTTCATGCTGTATTTCTTTCGGGATCCAAAACGTGAGATCCCGGCCGGTGACGGTTTAATAATATCGTCAGCGGATGGCCGCGTGACCCGGATCGAATCCAACGAAGACACTAAACTCGTCAGTGTATTTCTTTCGCCTCTCGACGTGCATATCAACCGCTCTCCAATTACCGGAAAGGTCAAAGAGATCAATTACGTAGCCGGCAAGAAAATGCCCGCAACCCGAGACGAGGCGAGTCTTGTGAATGAGCGTAACTCGCTCGTCATCGAGGGCGAAAATGTTACCGTTACTTGCACTCAAATTGCGGGAATTCTTGCCCGCCGAATTGTCTGTTGGCCAAAAGCAGGTGATAATCTTGAACGAGGTCAGAAATTCGGCCTGATCAAGTTCGGTTCGCGAACTGACATCCTTATGCCTGCGTCTGTCGAGATAGCTGTAACCGTCGGCGACAGGGTGCGAGGCGGCGAGACGATCATCGCCCGTGTCGGCAGCGAGAAAAACTAA
- a CDS encoding CDP-alcohol phosphatidyltransferase family protein — translation MEEKEDSRPPHRGIKKGLYVIPTLFTAANVAMGYMAVLWSIRGYQAATISPELAASYFNSAGLAIGLAILFDTVDGRVARATRTATEIGVQFDSLADVLTFGIAPTALIYAWAIAPSFPEQTFGYNLGVFLLFAYLMCGAFRLARFNLQATRPHVLIEGAVKVDKKAFVGLPIPPAGGLLAALVHFSPTPFNSFGEPASAYYAYSLMGLVAVLSILMVGTIRYTSMKTAGSGRQGFYLVLAIAAMAMFIFFYSKYALLAIAGVYVVHGVIWWIFRLIGRLFRTEAAA, via the coding sequence GTGGAAGAAAAAGAAGATTCACGGCCGCCTCACCGCGGCATCAAAAAAGGCCTCTACGTTATCCCGACCCTTTTCACGGCAGCCAATGTCGCAATGGGTTATATGGCCGTTTTATGGTCGATCCGCGGGTATCAAGCCGCGACCATAAGCCCCGAGCTTGCAGCAAGCTACTTCAACAGTGCGGGCCTTGCTATTGGCCTGGCTATCCTTTTTGACACTGTCGACGGACGTGTGGCACGGGCTACAAGAACGGCGACTGAGATCGGGGTTCAGTTTGATTCACTTGCCGACGTATTAACGTTTGGTATCGCTCCTACTGCTCTTATATACGCGTGGGCGATCGCTCCTTCCTTCCCAGAGCAAACATTCGGATACAATCTCGGAGTATTTTTACTATTCGCGTACCTTATGTGCGGAGCGTTCCGACTGGCTCGCTTTAATCTGCAGGCTACGCGGCCACACGTACTTATCGAAGGTGCGGTTAAGGTCGACAAGAAGGCATTCGTCGGCCTTCCGATCCCACCGGCCGGTGGGCTGCTTGCAGCTCTCGTACATTTTTCGCCGACTCCGTTCAACTCATTCGGCGAGCCCGCTTCTGCCTATTACGCTTACTCTCTGATGGGTCTTGTAGCCGTACTCTCGATCTTGATGGTCGGGACGATCCGTTACACGAGCATGAAAACCGCAGGCTCGGGCCGACAAGGGTTTTATCTTGTACTTGCGATCGCTGCTATGGCGATGTTCATCTTTTTCTATTCAAAATACGCTTTGCTCGCTATCGCCGGAGTTTATGTTGTCCACGGCGTTATTTGGTGGATCTTCAGGTTGATCGGCAGGCTCTTTCGAACGGAAGCCGCAGCCTAG
- a CDS encoding helix-turn-helix transcriptional regulator → MPKISEQSIFKIVGLMYDITQHTAPGSWIDVYNEMADLFGSGPGGFAAFDQRNNSFSVLEGTIEQTFLDEYSNYYQHQSPLRPGIVALRPGERFNRQEIIDDKTFRKLQIYQDFYRRQGVFHLESRVFLHHAESYAGVSFSRPDRRSNFSQSELLAMTYLMPHLARSFKLYFNLLEVHRHNQVISDAFDRIPQGVLVVDSHRKPVFVNARASEMLMKGDGLKLDGKGVLEASTNDRTFHRLIAQIFDRQTHEFDRFGGVVTVERPGGSRALELMISPFTNEGFRTIGSDRLAIIFVTDPEAKTVDVAELLIEIYGLTPAEAKLAHKLAEGMSFAEACEEMSISSNTGRTHLKRVFSKTNTNRQSALIKLILTGPANIRRSIEKVSG, encoded by the coding sequence ATGCCCAAAATATCCGAACAGAGTATCTTCAAGATAGTCGGCTTAATGTATGACATAACTCAACATACCGCTCCAGGGTCGTGGATCGATGTTTATAACGAAATGGCAGACCTTTTCGGTTCAGGACCTGGCGGATTCGCGGCGTTCGATCAGAGAAATAATTCATTCTCGGTCTTGGAAGGCACGATAGAGCAGACATTCCTTGACGAGTATTCAAACTACTACCAGCACCAGAGTCCGCTTCGTCCGGGCATCGTTGCCCTTCGGCCGGGAGAACGGTTTAATCGGCAAGAAATTATCGACGATAAGACCTTTCGCAAACTTCAGATCTATCAGGATTTCTATCGCCGTCAGGGTGTTTTTCATTTGGAATCGCGGGTTTTCCTTCATCATGCTGAATCATACGCCGGCGTATCATTTTCCCGGCCAGACCGCAGATCCAATTTCTCGCAGAGCGAATTGCTTGCGATGACGTATCTGATGCCGCACCTCGCCCGATCATTTAAGTTGTACTTTAATCTGCTGGAGGTTCACCGTCACAACCAGGTAATTTCGGATGCTTTCGACCGGATACCGCAAGGCGTTCTGGTTGTAGACAGTCATCGGAAACCAGTATTTGTTAACGCTCGAGCCTCAGAAATGCTGATGAAAGGAGATGGACTCAAGCTCGACGGTAAAGGAGTCCTCGAGGCATCGACAAATGACCGAACCTTTCATAGGCTGATCGCCCAGATATTCGACCGTCAAACTCATGAGTTTGATCGTTTCGGGGGTGTTGTTACGGTTGAGCGTCCGGGCGGATCGCGGGCACTCGAATTAATGATCTCGCCTTTCACCAACGAAGGTTTCCGCACTATCGGCTCAGATCGCCTCGCGATCATCTTTGTAACCGATCCCGAAGCAAAAACGGTCGATGTCGCAGAACTGCTGATAGAGATTTACGGCCTGACTCCCGCCGAGGCAAAACTAGCGCATAAGCTCGCCGAAGGAATGTCTTTTGCGGAAGCGTGTGAGGAGATGTCCATCAGCAGCAACACGGGTCGAACCCACCTGAAACGGGTATTCTCAAAAACCAACACTAATCGCCAATCGGCCCTCATAAAGCTTATCCTAACCGGACCGGCAAATATTCGCCGAAGTATCGAGAAAGTCTCTGGCTAA
- the murF gene encoding UDP-N-acetylmuramoyl-tripeptide--D-alanyl-D-alanine ligase has product MKLETAIDYMNAAAAALDPALLNSEVGSFAIDSREVQPGDVFFALSQPEYRDNGFNGDFEDSTKYAASALEKGAVACVVRQDRFEEHRAELDSLQDRLIFVDDVIAAFQSLAHGIYLEWDKPVVAITGSAGKTTAKELTAHVLSSSGRRVLRNIKNYNNGLGHPLTVVKLAADKSYDVAVLEMGMSTPLNEIARLCRITPPDIAVELNVLPVHIEHLGTIERIAQAKAELVEGMKEGGIAVLNADDPRVAAMSSLSKGKVVTYGIENVADVRAENIAFERFGETRFTLVVRGEQADVVFPLNGKHNILNALAASAVALSLGMSVSEIADSLQSVEAPPQRGEVLHFAAGFTVINDSYNSNPDALMSMVETLVDGAGMRRKIVVAGEMLELGQDAQRLHSETGERIANKGVDVLIGVRGLASEMIDGATVAGLADVRFAVDSETAGDLLVEIVTAGDVILVKGSRGVRTEKVIEKLLTKFELEDVATAAG; this is encoded by the coding sequence TTGAAACTTGAGACCGCCATCGATTATATGAATGCCGCTGCGGCCGCACTCGACCCCGCTTTGCTGAACAGCGAAGTGGGTTCTTTTGCTATCGACTCTCGTGAGGTGCAGCCGGGCGATGTGTTCTTTGCACTATCCCAGCCAGAGTATCGCGACAATGGATTTAATGGCGATTTTGAGGATTCTACTAAATATGCTGCTTCGGCACTCGAAAAAGGAGCAGTGGCGTGTGTAGTTCGTCAGGACAGGTTTGAAGAGCACAGAGCCGAATTAGACTCGTTGCAGGACCGGTTGATATTCGTTGACGATGTGATCGCCGCGTTTCAATCGCTTGCTCATGGTATTTACCTCGAATGGGACAAGCCAGTGGTCGCCATTACCGGAAGTGCGGGAAAAACGACTGCAAAAGAGTTGACAGCTCATGTTCTGTCCTCAAGCGGCCGGAGAGTACTTAGGAATATTAAGAACTACAACAACGGTCTCGGGCATCCCTTGACTGTTGTAAAGCTTGCGGCAGACAAAAGCTATGATGTTGCTGTTCTCGAAATGGGTATGTCGACCCCACTGAACGAGATCGCACGGCTTTGTCGAATTACGCCGCCGGATATCGCCGTTGAATTGAATGTTTTGCCGGTTCACATCGAACATCTCGGAACGATCGAAAGAATTGCACAAGCCAAAGCCGAACTGGTCGAAGGCATGAAAGAAGGCGGTATAGCGGTTTTGAACGCGGATGATCCGCGTGTTGCAGCGATGAGTTCGCTTAGTAAGGGCAAGGTAGTTACTTACGGAATTGAAAACGTCGCGGATGTTCGGGCAGAGAATATAGCGTTTGAGCGTTTTGGTGAGACTAGATTCACGCTTGTCGTGAGAGGTGAGCAAGCGGATGTCGTGTTTCCGCTTAACGGCAAGCACAACATCCTGAATGCTTTAGCAGCATCAGCGGTTGCTCTCAGTTTAGGGATGAGCGTTAGCGAGATTGCCGACAGTTTGCAATCGGTCGAGGCTCCGCCGCAACGTGGCGAGGTTCTTCATTTTGCCGCTGGATTTACGGTCATCAATGACTCATACAATTCGAATCCGGATGCTCTGATGTCGATGGTTGAGACTTTGGTCGATGGAGCGGGAATGCGGCGAAAGATCGTGGTCGCCGGTGAAATGCTTGAACTCGGGCAGGACGCTCAACGTCTTCACTCCGAGACGGGGGAGAGGATCGCTAACAAAGGCGTTGATGTTTTGATCGGAGTTCGCGGCCTCGCGAGCGAGATGATCGATGGGGCGACAGTCGCGGGGCTCGCTGACGTTAGGTTTGCGGTGGATTCGGAAACAGCCGGCGACCTGTTGGTCGAGATCGTAACTGCGGGCGATGTGATTTTGGTCAAGGGGTCGCGTGGGGTGCGGACTGAGAAAGTTATTGAGAAGCTGCTCACGAAATTTGAATTGGAGGATGTGGCCACGGCGGCCGGGTAA
- the rsmH gene encoding 16S rRNA (cytosine(1402)-N(4))-methyltransferase RsmH — MSQAETESIHQSVLLDECVAILNAEEGGLFVDATLGLGGHSEGILSVSETSRVIGIDQDKEALSLAVERLTRFGTRFLPVQSNFASIANVVNTSKLGEPDGILADLGVSSLQLDSDSRGFSFRFDAPLDMRMDQDSDDETAAELIDRLSHEELANIIYNFGEERASRKIARWIIEKRDAGTPITTTFELAELVRRAVKTNPKDRTHPATRTFQALRIAVNHELDILKQFIFDSVEVLKTNGVLAIITFHSLEDRIVKHAFQLLAGKCQCPPRIPQCICGAAKKVEILTRKPILPSEFEMERNSRSRSAKLRACRKLEN; from the coding sequence ATGTCTCAGGCTGAAACGGAAAGCATTCACCAGTCAGTCCTGCTCGATGAGTGTGTCGCTATTCTCAACGCGGAGGAAGGTGGACTTTTTGTTGACGCTACGCTCGGGCTCGGGGGCCACAGCGAAGGCATCCTTAGTGTCTCGGAAACTTCGCGAGTAATTGGTATCGATCAGGACAAGGAAGCGTTAAGTCTTGCAGTTGAAAGGTTAACGCGATTCGGGACGAGATTTTTGCCGGTCCAGTCAAATTTCGCGTCAATCGCCAACGTGGTAAATACTTCCAAACTCGGCGAGCCTGACGGCATCCTCGCCGACCTTGGAGTTTCGTCACTACAGCTTGATAGCGACAGTCGTGGTTTTAGTTTTCGCTTCGACGCCCCGCTCGACATGCGGATGGATCAGGACTCGGATGATGAGACAGCGGCGGAATTGATCGATCGGTTGAGTCACGAGGAATTGGCGAACATTATTTACAACTTCGGCGAAGAACGGGCGTCGCGAAAGATCGCTCGCTGGATAATTGAAAAACGCGACGCAGGCACGCCGATAACGACGACATTTGAGCTAGCTGAACTTGTCAGAAGGGCAGTAAAGACAAACCCGAAAGACCGGACGCACCCGGCAACGCGAACATTCCAAGCTCTGAGGATCGCTGTAAACCACGAGCTTGATATTTTGAAACAGTTTATCTTCGACTCCGTCGAAGTATTGAAAACAAACGGCGTTCTCGCGATCATCACCTTTCACTCGCTTGAGGACAGGATAGTGAAACACGCGTTTCAGCTCTTGGCGGGGAAATGCCAGTGCCCACCGAGAATCCCGCAATGTATATGCGGTGCGGCGAAAAAGGTTGAGATCCTAACGAGGAAGCCGATCTTGCCGTCAGAGTTTGAAATGGAAAGAAATTCGCGCTCACGCAGTGCAAAACTTCGAGCGTGCCGTAAGTTAGAGAATTAG
- a CDS encoding penicillin-binding protein 2, which produces MKQVAYTRFMLVVAFFVLWIGGISVRLVHLQVTQHSWLREKAQDMRQNVSQTQMLRGTIYDRNSRALAMSLRVKTLYADPTEMADTSAAAESIAKVLKLDAGQLAAQLQQAKESKKRYVPIAKKLDEEVSQKLNKSFDSADIRKADLPKFAGLHWRDEQKRSYPLQSIAAHVVGFSNDQDDGVAGIEQSQDDILHGKLIRSLQERDRLGRVYDEEVAEREAPGDVYLTIDYALQYMVEQELEKGVREADAKSGIAVVINPKTGEILALANYPTFDPNTITPKTSGHLVNNAVQSAYTLGSVFKLVTYSSGLEKKLFNPNDMISAGNGTIDVANHIFTDSHGVGTVSYSQALAHSSNVCAIKTALSVGKEDFFGMVQKMGFGAKTGIELPAETAGLLKPTDKWNGDSLASMAIGYEIGVSPLQMASAFATIANNGIRVQPRIIKAIKSPGGEVRELPQPQQTQVVTPETSRNMRTMLKQVVLTGTGKRAQLNGYTAAGKTGTAWKVNSKSNRVDSSRYMSTFVGMAPADDPEIVVAVIMDEPKNGARDGGMVSAPVFREIAQQLLHELKVPTDAPIKQENLIASDNIPELPLKDTVAKKTPETKSDAGVPKKGRSGSR; this is translated from the coding sequence ATGAAGCAGGTGGCCTACACGAGATTCATGCTCGTCGTGGCCTTTTTTGTCTTGTGGATAGGCGGCATCAGCGTAAGGCTTGTTCACTTGCAGGTCACCCAGCATTCATGGCTGCGGGAGAAAGCTCAGGACATGAGGCAAAACGTAAGCCAAACTCAAATGCTTCGCGGTACTATCTACGACCGAAACAGCCGCGCATTAGCTATGAGCCTTCGAGTGAAGACCCTTTACGCCGATCCAACGGAGATGGCTGATACAAGTGCTGCAGCGGAATCTATTGCTAAAGTCCTAAAATTGGACGCAGGACAACTTGCGGCCCAGCTTCAGCAGGCGAAAGAGTCTAAAAAACGATATGTTCCGATCGCCAAGAAACTTGATGAGGAAGTTTCACAGAAATTAAACAAATCTTTCGATTCCGCCGACATCAGAAAAGCTGATCTCCCCAAATTTGCTGGACTGCACTGGAGAGATGAGCAGAAACGCTCGTATCCGCTACAGTCGATCGCGGCCCATGTTGTTGGTTTTAGTAATGATCAGGACGATGGCGTTGCAGGGATCGAGCAATCTCAGGACGACATCCTACACGGTAAACTGATCAGAAGTCTCCAGGAACGTGACCGCCTTGGGCGTGTTTATGACGAGGAAGTTGCTGAGCGCGAAGCTCCGGGCGATGTCTATTTGACGATCGACTATGCCTTGCAGTACATGGTCGAGCAGGAACTGGAAAAAGGGGTACGCGAAGCTGACGCGAAATCGGGGATCGCGGTAGTTATTAACCCAAAGACCGGGGAGATACTTGCCCTCGCGAACTATCCAACATTCGATCCGAACACGATCACGCCGAAAACCTCAGGACATTTGGTTAATAACGCCGTTCAATCAGCGTACACGCTGGGATCTGTCTTCAAACTAGTTACTTATAGCTCGGGACTCGAGAAAAAGCTCTTTAATCCAAATGACATGATCAGTGCCGGTAACGGGACGATCGATGTCGCCAATCACATTTTTACTGATTCACACGGCGTCGGAACCGTTTCGTATTCGCAGGCTCTCGCTCACTCGAGTAATGTGTGTGCGATCAAAACTGCTCTGAGTGTCGGCAAAGAGGATTTCTTTGGAATGGTCCAAAAGATGGGTTTTGGAGCGAAGACCGGGATCGAACTTCCGGCGGAAACGGCAGGACTTTTGAAGCCAACCGACAAGTGGAATGGAGACTCACTTGCATCCATGGCGATAGGCTATGAAATTGGAGTGTCTCCGTTGCAAATGGCCAGTGCTTTTGCGACGATAGCAAACAACGGAATACGCGTTCAACCGCGGATCATAAAGGCGATCAAATCGCCTGGCGGTGAAGTGAGAGAGTTGCCGCAACCTCAACAAACGCAGGTAGTTACGCCGGAGACGTCGCGTAATATGCGGACGATGTTGAAGCAGGTCGTGCTGACGGGGACCGGAAAAAGGGCTCAATTAAACGGCTATACCGCCGCTGGCAAAACTGGAACAGCGTGGAAGGTAAACTCAAAGTCAAATAGGGTAGATTCGAGCCGTTATATGTCTACTTTTGTAGGCATGGCCCCGGCGGACGATCCGGAGATTGTCGTCGCGGTGATCATGGACGAACCAAAGAACGGTGCTCGCGATGGCGGAATGGTTTCGGCTCCCGTATTTCGAGAGATCGCTCAGCAGCTTTTACACGAATTGAAGGTTCCAACTGACGCTCCGATCAAACAGGAAAACCTGATCGCTTCGGATAATATTCCTGAACTACCGTTGAAAGATACTGTCGCGAAGAAAACACCTGAAACGAAGAGTGACGCAGGCGTGCCGAAAAAAGGCAGATCAGGCTCCCGCTGA
- a CDS encoding ZIP family metal transporter — MSQLAIQLLIFGLLAACANVFGGLILFPSSLHGFYKRFLKYLLALGAGFMLAVTFIEIVPETINIWQKKGDGSLYLPMLLLLAGYMLTQFFEHTIAPHFHLGGEMHCDEHNHELISPKTAYTAITGLLIHTFFDGVSIAAASQIDLQVGLLVFIAVFLHKFPEGFTIGSMVMAAGKGFKQVMIATSLVGLTTLSGVMLFFLVGSYAENAVAYALPLAGGVTLYVAASDLIPEVNHHAGKNPLVSISVFAGVAIFFGTQYLLHSFAGH; from the coding sequence ATGAGCCAACTAGCCATCCAACTCCTGATATTCGGGCTGCTCGCAGCGTGCGCAAATGTGTTTGGGGGGCTGATCCTATTTCCATCAAGCCTTCACGGATTTTATAAAAGGTTCCTGAAATATCTCCTTGCTCTTGGAGCCGGCTTCATGCTGGCGGTCACGTTCATCGAGATCGTGCCGGAAACAATAAATATTTGGCAAAAGAAGGGCGACGGCAGTCTCTACCTGCCGATGCTGCTGCTTTTAGCGGGGTACATGCTCACGCAGTTTTTTGAACACACGATAGCCCCGCATTTCCATCTCGGCGGTGAGATGCATTGCGACGAGCATAATCACGAATTGATATCTCCAAAAACCGCCTACACAGCCATCACGGGCCTATTGATCCACACCTTTTTTGACGGAGTCTCGATCGCTGCCGCCTCACAGATCGATCTGCAGGTTGGGCTGTTGGTCTTCATCGCGGTCTTTCTCCATAAATTTCCTGAAGGATTCACTATTGGTTCAATGGTGATGGCGGCCGGCAAAGGATTTAAGCAAGTCATGATCGCAACGAGCCTCGTGGGATTGACCACGCTGAGCGGCGTTATGCTGTTCTTCCTGGTCGGATCCTACGCCGAAAACGCCGTCGCCTACGCTCTCCCACTCGCAGGAGGAGTAACTCTCTACGTAGCCGCCAGCGACCTCATCCCGGAAGTAAACCACCACGCCGGCAAAAACCCGCTGGTCTCGATCTCGGTCTTTGCCGGCGTCGCGATCTTTTTTGGGACGCAGTACCTTCTCCACAGCTTTGCTGGACACTAG